GCCATGATTTGGTGTCGGTCGAACTCTATTGTTTCCCAACACTGCCCCTCGATTGAATGACGCTGCCCCTTGATGGAAGTCTTTACGTATCATGTACTACACCGGGGACCGGATGTCGATAGGGATGGGATGTCGATGGGGATGGAAATGTCGATGTAAATGCGAGCTCTTGTTTATTGTTTTTTCCTATCGCCACCTTTTGGGCCTTTCTCGGACGATACCCTCAACCGCTAATGTTATCACTGTCTTTTAAAGGGGGATTTATAAATCCCGACTCCTTCGGCAGCCTCCGTTACCTTATTTATTCAAGAAGTGCTTAAAATCCGTTATCTTTGTTCCTGGGCGGTAGTTTGCAGGCTCTCATAAACGCCCCTTTAACCTGGTCGTCAAGACAGTCCTTCCCAGATCACCTTACCCCCTTTACGACTGAAAGTTTCCTTCGTGAGTTGAATTCACACCGTTTATTGCTTCAAATTCATCGAGCTATTCGCCGCTCAGCTCCACCTCGGAGATCAACAGAGACGGCGCCCCGATGTTTCCAAAGAACTTTAGGTCGGATCCCACCGCCGCAATCTTTGAGAAGAGGCCCATAAGGTCACCGGATACCGCCGCCTCCTTGAAGGGTTGGGAGCGCCTGCCGTCCTCGAATATGAAGCCGGAGGCCCCCACGGAGAACTCCCCTGTCACGGGATTCGCCGTGTGCACACCCATCAGCTCGGAGATGATTATACCCCGCCCCGCCCTTTTAAGGAGTGAGTCCGCATCTTCCACCCCCGGGACGATATAGAAATTATTTACGCCGGAAGAGGGGGGCGCCGTCACCCCGCCCCGAACGGAAGACCCGGTCGGATCCACCCCGGCCCTCCCCGCATTCAGGAGATCGTAGAGAAATCCCTCGACCACACCTTTGGCAACAAGCGAGTTTCTTCTCTGCGGCACGCCCTCCCCGTCCACGGGAAAGGTCCCGATCCCCCCCGGGAGGAGGCCGTCGTCGACAATCGTCAGCTCAGAAGAGATTATCTTTTTACCGCCCTTTCCCTTAAAAATGGACTTCCCCTTCAGGACGTTTTCCCCCAGAAACGACGGCGCCAGCACATCTAAGAGGTCGGAAACGACCTCCCTCGTCAGGAGGGCCGTGAACCTTCCGGTGGGCGCCCTCTTTGCCCCGAGCATCGAGACCGCCTTAATCCCGGCCCCTCTCCCGACTTCCCGGGGGGCCAAATCCGCGTATTTAATGGAGGAATCGACATCCCACCCCATCTCCTGGTCGCCATTCTCCTGCGCCACCGCCATTAGCTGGGCGGTGACGTAGCTCTTTTTGTAGCCCACGTCGACGCCGTTGGAGTTTCTCAAAAACACACGGGAAAGCGCCTCGGAGTACTGGGCGCTCCTCACCCTCTTGACCCTCTTGTCGACGGAGAGCGCCCCTGCCTCTACCTCCCTCGCCCGCTCGACCTTCTCCTCTATCGGGACCCCCTCTATTGAGTCGTCGAATATGAGCCCCGCATCCGGGACGGGAGAGGGGGCCGACAGCGCGTAATGCTCGTCCGGGGTCGAGTTCTTCGCGCTCGATATGGCGTCGTCGACCATATCGGCCAAGGCGCCGTTGTCCGGGTGGGTGGAGAACGAAAATCCCATCCCGCCGTTGACGATGACCCGAAGGCTTACGCCGTACGGCTCCGAGAACCTGAAGTCCTCCACCTCCCCCCCCTCGGAGGATATGGTGAGGAGTTTCGAGGCGCGATAGTAGACCTCGGATTCGGCTACGCCCTTCTTTTTGAGCAGGGCGAATATTCTTTCGGATATCTCGTTGAAGTTCCGTCCGTGATTCATAGGGATACCTTTAATTTGGCTTTAAGTTAGCTTTGAGTTGGATATTTATTGTGGAGAGAATGATAGCAGAAAAACGTGAGGATGTCAAAGGTGAGGCAGTTGAAAAAATCAGTGCCGCAGTGCCGGGCCGACTACATTTTATCGACAAAAAATCGGACAACAAGAAATAAACTCTACCCCCCCCCACACAAGCCTCAGTGCAGCGGCCCTTCCGGGGGCTCATCCCAGTAGAAATCGGCCCTGGCCCGCTCTATCTTCTCCATCTCGGAGAGGACGAAAACCACCCGCTGAAAAAGCTCGATGTAGCCCTTGTTATCCTTTCCCTGAAGGTGCTGTCTCAACATCTTCAGGTCGTAAAGGTCTTTCTCCTGAAACTCCCACCTCTTGACCTGCCCTTCGATCTTGTTGAGGTACTTGTGTATCACATCTCGGTCGATCATCGGCCTTATGGCGATTGAGATGGGGATGAAAAACAGGATGAAGAAGAGGAAGAAGAGGAGTATCATGAAGATCAGCCTGGCGCTGGCCCCAACGATAAGCACGACCAAAAGGAAGGAGGCGACGACGGCGAGAAATGTCCCCAGGGTCATCATAAACTGCCCGGAGACTTTGAGCTGG
The nucleotide sequence above comes from Candidatus Zymogenus saltonus. Encoded proteins:
- a CDS encoding TldD/PmbA family protein, with product MNHGRNFNEISERIFALLKKKGVAESEVYYRASKLLTISSEGGEVEDFRFSEPYGVSLRVIVNGGMGFSFSTHPDNGALADMVDDAISSAKNSTPDEHYALSAPSPVPDAGLIFDDSIEGVPIEEKVERAREVEAGALSVDKRVKRVRSAQYSEALSRVFLRNSNGVDVGYKKSYVTAQLMAVAQENGDQEMGWDVDSSIKYADLAPREVGRGAGIKAVSMLGAKRAPTGRFTALLTREVVSDLLDVLAPSFLGENVLKGKSIFKGKGGKKIISSELTIVDDGLLPGGIGTFPVDGEGVPQRRNSLVAKGVVEGFLYDLLNAGRAGVDPTGSSVRGGVTAPPSSGVNNFYIVPGVEDADSLLKRAGRGIIISELMGVHTANPVTGEFSVGASGFIFEDGRRSQPFKEAAVSGDLMGLFSKIAAVGSDLKFFGNIGAPSLLISEVELSGE